A window of the Flavobacterium sangjuense genome harbors these coding sequences:
- a CDS encoding ATP-binding protein: MKWIWIFIFIPIVVFGQKVSIKKVDSTAYYIQLANFNKKTNNYKSSLAFSQKAYNYAKLNNDTKGKADALFSLGSTYFELKKWNDALESYTKSADLYNQLIPSTDYAFCYYNIGLCYMGLEEFDKAEDNFDKSKSIYDALKIDASPFMNLQKGILYKNNGQTKLASKLFNEIISKDDTKDVFKTKAEALYQLGTIEQNLEHYNLSVNYLNRALLLSTKEKNLDQKVKILLDLSKSYEKLLDLKKSHTYLKAHLELKDSLSHLYNKKLNADDYVSFKESERMKAIDQMTKENETQQKTNKFAKLISILAIALITILSLLSLSLYKNNIIRTQSNNILKEKNFELQIAKDNAEKASKARAEFLSTVSHELRTPLNAINGITHLLIEDNPKENQIHYLNSLKFSGNYLLTFINEILEINRIESNNIEIEYINFSIKQLLLDIQNSMLEIASKNNNKFILEIDQDVPEMLLGDTTKLSQIFINLINNALKFTKNGEVKVIAKVIETGEDYSRINFAISDTGIGIPEDKQETIFESFSQGSIEINRKYGGTGLGLTIVKKLVDLLGGDINLTSEVGVGTTFDFELNLQHGTHEIVVEKDKVYSDDILIGKKILVVEDNKINQMVTKKMLEKKGIICQIIDNGEEAVEVLSKENDFDLVLMDVHLPGINGTIATQKIREYDTKKPIIALTAISLNENREMLMSFGMTDVITKPFEPENFYKIIAANLA, from the coding sequence ATGAAATGGATTTGGATTTTCATATTTATTCCTATTGTCGTTTTTGGGCAAAAAGTATCAATAAAAAAAGTTGACAGTACTGCCTATTATATTCAGTTGGCTAACTTTAATAAAAAAACAAACAACTATAAATCTTCACTAGCTTTTTCTCAGAAAGCCTACAATTACGCGAAACTTAACAATGATACAAAAGGAAAAGCTGATGCATTATTTTCATTGGGCTCAACCTATTTTGAGTTAAAAAAGTGGAATGATGCTTTAGAATCTTATACAAAAAGTGCCGATTTATACAATCAGCTTATACCATCAACAGATTATGCCTTTTGTTACTACAACATTGGTCTTTGTTATATGGGACTAGAGGAATTTGACAAAGCTGAAGACAATTTCGACAAATCAAAATCCATTTATGATGCCCTAAAAATCGATGCTTCACCTTTTATGAATCTGCAAAAAGGTATTTTATATAAAAATAATGGTCAGACCAAATTGGCATCAAAGCTGTTTAATGAAATCATTTCAAAAGACGACACAAAAGATGTTTTCAAAACCAAAGCCGAAGCACTTTACCAACTGGGAACGATTGAGCAAAATTTAGAGCATTACAATTTGAGTGTAAACTATCTCAATAGAGCATTATTGTTAAGTACAAAAGAGAAAAACTTAGACCAAAAAGTGAAAATTTTGTTGGATTTGAGTAAGTCATATGAAAAACTGCTTGACTTAAAAAAATCGCATACTTATCTAAAAGCGCATTTGGAATTAAAAGACAGTCTTTCGCATTTGTATAATAAAAAATTAAATGCCGATGACTATGTAAGTTTCAAGGAAAGTGAGCGGATGAAAGCCATTGATCAGATGACAAAAGAAAATGAAACACAACAGAAAACGAATAAATTTGCCAAACTTATTAGCATTTTGGCTATTGCGCTGATTACGATTTTGTCGCTTTTGAGTTTGTCTTTATATAAAAACAACATCATTAGAACGCAATCCAACAATATATTAAAAGAGAAAAATTTCGAATTACAAATTGCAAAAGACAATGCCGAAAAAGCTTCAAAAGCAAGAGCTGAATTTTTATCAACCGTAAGCCACGAACTCCGAACGCCGCTAAATGCCATTAACGGAATAACCCATTTACTGATTGAAGATAATCCTAAAGAGAATCAAATACACTACTTAAATTCGTTGAAGTTTTCAGGAAATTATCTGTTGACATTCATCAATGAAATTCTGGAAATTAACCGAATCGAATCGAATAATATCGAAATTGAGTACATCAATTTTAGTATCAAACAATTGTTGCTCGATATTCAAAATTCAATGCTGGAAATTGCATCTAAAAACAATAATAAATTCATACTGGAAATTGACCAGGACGTTCCCGAAATGCTGCTTGGCGACACAACAAAGTTGTCTCAAATATTTATTAACTTAATTAATAACGCGCTGAAGTTTACCAAAAATGGTGAAGTGAAAGTGATTGCCAAAGTAATCGAAACCGGAGAAGATTACTCCAGAATAAATTTCGCAATTAGCGATACGGGAATTGGTATTCCTGAAGACAAGCAGGAAACCATTTTTGAAAGTTTTTCGCAAGGTTCTATCGAAATCAATAGAAAGTATGGCGGAACAGGTTTGGGCTTAACCATCGTAAAAAAACTGGTCGACTTATTAGGCGGAGACATTAATTTAACCAGCGAAGTTGGTGTCGGAACTACTTTTGATTTCGAATTAAATCTGCAACACGGCACTCACGAAATTGTAGTTGAAAAAGACAAAGTTTATTCGGATGACATATTAATTGGCAAAAAGATTTTGGTGGTGGAAGACAATAAAATCAACCAAATGGTAACCAAAAAAATGCTGGAGAAAAAAGGGATTATATGTCAAATTATCGACAATGGTGAAGAAGCCGTTGAAGTGCTCAGCAAAGAAAATGATTTTGATCTAGTTTTGATGGATGTTCATTTGCCAGGCATAAACGGTACAATTGCCACACAAAAAATTCGGGAATATGACACCAAAAAGCCTATAATTGCGTTAACAGCGATTTCCCTGAATGAAAACAGAGAAATGCTGATGTCTTTTGGCATGACCGATGTAATCACCAAACCTTTTGAACCCGAAAATTTCTATAAAATTATTGCTGCGAATTTGGCTTAG
- a CDS encoding purine-nucleoside phosphorylase → MWELVQETVNYIKEKTNFTPEYGVILGSGLGSFTDDINIEFTLPYNEIPNFPVSTVQGHKGALVFGTIGDKKVMAMQGRFHFYEGYDMKQVTFPVRVMKYLGVTKLVVSNASGGVNSDYEVGSVVVIKDHINFFPEHPLRGKNDERFGPRFLNMNEAYNKAMIKKAKAIAVENNITVFDGVYLGLQGPTFETFAEYQMVKILGADCVGMSTVPEVIVARHMGIECFGLSVITDMGDVESAMEEVSHDEVLKAAAKAEPHVRKLIKELIIQF, encoded by the coding sequence ATGTGGGAACTTGTACAGGAAACCGTTAATTATATAAAAGAGAAAACCAATTTCACTCCGGAATACGGTGTTATTTTGGGTTCCGGATTAGGAAGCTTTACTGATGATATTAATATCGAGTTTACATTGCCTTATAACGAAATTCCAAATTTCCCGGTGTCAACTGTTCAAGGCCACAAAGGCGCACTTGTTTTCGGAACTATCGGCGATAAAAAAGTTATGGCGATGCAAGGACGGTTTCATTTTTATGAAGGCTATGATATGAAGCAGGTAACGTTTCCTGTGCGTGTGATGAAATATCTTGGTGTTACCAAATTGGTAGTTTCCAATGCTTCGGGTGGCGTAAATTCTGATTATGAAGTAGGTTCGGTAGTGGTAATCAAAGATCATATTAATTTTTTCCCGGAACACCCGTTACGTGGAAAAAATGACGAGCGTTTTGGACCTCGGTTTTTGAACATGAATGAGGCTTACAATAAAGCTATGATTAAAAAAGCAAAAGCGATAGCTGTTGAAAATAATATTACAGTGTTTGATGGTGTTTATCTTGGTTTACAAGGCCCAACATTTGAAACTTTTGCAGAATATCAAATGGTAAAAATTCTTGGTGCCGATTGTGTTGGAATGTCGACTGTTCCTGAAGTTATTGTTGCCCGACATATGGGAATCGAATGCTTTGGGCTATCTGTAATTACCGATATGGGCGATGTTGAATCCGCTATGGAAGAAGTAAGCCATGACGAAGTTCTAAAAGCTGCCGCAAAAGCAGAACCACATGTTAGAAAGTTAATTAAGGAATTAATTATACAATTCTAA
- the lpxK gene encoding tetraacyldisaccharide 4'-kinase → MILLRKLLFPFAILYGFITSLRNYLFDKGILKSYSFDIPVIAVGNLSVGGTGKTPQIEYLIRLLSPNYKVATLSRGYKRKSEGFVLADASSTAEILGDEPFQYFKKFPTIQVAVDADRRSGIEQLLSKTKPEIILLDDAFQHRKVKAGFYILLTAYGDLFSDDFILPTGNLRESRNGAKRANVIIVTKCPPNITETEQESIKKKLGVSLPVFFSTIDYDDKVYNDTESLAVSDLKLTEKILLAGIAKPKPFFDFLKADTDEIMTFPDHHHFSESEILSIKSRAVDKIIITTEKDFVRLKAKILKAQLYYLPIKSKFVSNQETFDQIILNYVGTCTGNR, encoded by the coding sequence ATGATTTTGCTGCGAAAATTACTCTTTCCTTTTGCCATATTGTATGGTTTTATCACTTCTTTAAGAAATTATCTTTTTGATAAAGGTATACTAAAATCGTATTCGTTCGATATTCCTGTTATTGCTGTGGGAAATTTGAGCGTTGGCGGTACAGGAAAAACACCGCAGATTGAGTATTTAATCCGATTGCTTTCACCAAATTATAAAGTAGCAACCTTAAGTCGTGGTTATAAAAGAAAATCGGAAGGTTTTGTTTTGGCTGATGCTTCTTCAACTGCTGAAATTTTGGGAGATGAACCTTTTCAGTATTTTAAAAAATTTCCAACTATTCAGGTTGCGGTTGATGCTGACAGACGAAGCGGAATTGAACAATTGTTAAGTAAAACAAAGCCCGAAATTATTTTGCTGGATGATGCCTTTCAGCATCGCAAAGTGAAAGCAGGATTTTATATTCTTTTGACGGCTTATGGCGATTTGTTTAGCGATGATTTTATATTACCAACAGGAAACCTTCGCGAAAGCAGAAACGGAGCCAAAAGAGCTAACGTAATTATAGTAACCAAATGTCCGCCGAACATTACGGAAACTGAGCAGGAAAGTATCAAAAAGAAACTTGGAGTTAGCTTACCTGTTTTTTTCAGTACCATTGATTATGATGATAAAGTATATAATGACACCGAAAGTTTAGCGGTTAGCGATTTAAAATTAACAGAAAAAATTTTACTTGCCGGAATTGCCAAACCAAAACCGTTTTTCGATTTTTTAAAAGCTGATACTGATGAAATTATGACATTTCCGGATCATCATCATTTTAGCGAAAGCGAAATTTTATCCATTAAAAGTAGAGCCGTTGATAAAATCATCATCACAACTGAAAAAGATTTTGTACGTTTGAAGGCTAAAATTTTAAAAGCACAATTATATTATTTACCAATCAAAAGTAAATTTGTGAGTAATCAGGAAACTTTTGACCAAATCATTTTAAACTATGTGGGAACTTGTACAGGAAACCGTTAA
- a CDS encoding Nif3-like dinuclear metal center hexameric protein, which produces MKIKELLSVLEEMAPLAYAEDFDNVGLLVGDANAEATGILVCHDALESVIDEAIAKKCNLVVCFHPIIFSGLKKITGKNYVERSVLKAIKNDIAIYSVHTALDNHKNGVNKIFSDALGLINTKILVPKQNFIQKLVTYTIPENVEELRNALFEAGAGKIGNYEDCSFNSKGIGTYMGNEDSNPEIGQRFEFVENEEIKIEVTFEKHLQSKILKALFKNHVYEEVAYEIYDLQNVHQNIGLGMIGELEKPMSETEFLNFVKDKMQCGGIRHSALLGKSIQKVAVLGGSGSFAISNAKQAGADVFLTSDLKYHNFYEAENQLILADIGHFESERFTKNYIVDFLKKKIPNFAVNFSEENTNPVKYL; this is translated from the coding sequence ATGAAGATAAAAGAATTACTTTCAGTCCTAGAAGAAATGGCGCCTTTGGCTTATGCCGAAGATTTTGACAACGTCGGTTTGCTCGTTGGCGATGCGAATGCCGAAGCTACCGGAATCTTAGTTTGTCACGATGCATTAGAAAGTGTTATTGACGAAGCTATTGCCAAAAAGTGCAACCTGGTTGTGTGCTTCCATCCTATTATTTTTTCAGGTTTGAAAAAAATTACCGGGAAGAATTATGTGGAACGTTCTGTGCTGAAAGCGATTAAAAATGACATTGCTATTTATTCAGTTCACACGGCTTTAGACAATCATAAAAACGGAGTGAACAAAATTTTCTCTGATGCCTTAGGTTTGATTAACACCAAAATTTTAGTTCCGAAACAAAACTTCATCCAAAAATTGGTTACGTATACCATTCCCGAAAACGTAGAAGAATTACGCAACGCCTTGTTTGAAGCCGGTGCCGGAAAGATTGGCAACTACGAAGATTGCAGTTTCAATTCGAAAGGTATTGGAACCTATATGGGAAATGAAGACAGTAATCCCGAAATTGGTCAACGCTTCGAATTTGTAGAAAACGAAGAAATCAAAATTGAAGTGACTTTTGAAAAACACCTGCAATCCAAAATCTTAAAAGCGCTTTTCAAAAACCATGTTTATGAAGAAGTGGCTTATGAGATTTACGACTTGCAAAATGTACATCAGAATATTGGACTCGGAATGATAGGCGAACTCGAAAAACCAATGAGCGAAACCGAGTTTTTAAACTTCGTAAAAGACAAAATGCAGTGCGGCGGAATTCGTCACAGTGCTTTGCTTGGAAAATCCATTCAGAAGGTTGCTGTGCTTGGTGGTTCGGGAAGTTTTGCAATAAGCAATGCCAAACAAGCTGGTGCTGATGTTTTTTTAACTTCCGATTTGAAGTATCACAATTTCTACGAAGCTGAAAATCAATTAATTTTAGCAGATATTGGCCACTTTGAAAGTGAAAGATTTACAAAAAATTATATTGTTGATTTTCTTAAGAAAAAAATCCCTAATTTTGCAGTCAATTTTTCGGAAGAAAATACAAATCCTGTTAAGTACTTATAA
- a CDS encoding zinc ribbon domain-containing protein, translating to MATTKELNVEDKLRAIYDLQIIDSRIDEIRNVRGELPLEVEDLEDEVTGLSTRLDKLKSDLVTIEEQIKNKKNAIDDHQAAIKKYTAQQKEVRNNREFNSLTKEVEFQELEIQLAEKQIKELKASIEHKKEVIANSKEKLDQKTTHLKHKKAELSDIMAETQKEEAFLIEKSAEYEALIEERLLAAYKRIRSSVRNGLAVVSIERGASAGSFFTIPPQTQVEIAARKKIITDEHSGRILVDASLAEEEREKMQKLFAHL from the coding sequence ATGGCGACTACAAAAGAACTAAATGTTGAAGACAAATTAAGAGCTATTTATGACCTTCAAATCATAGATTCAAGAATTGATGAAATCAGAAATGTAAGAGGCGAATTGCCTTTGGAAGTGGAAGATTTAGAAGATGAAGTTACTGGTTTAAGCACTCGTTTAGATAAATTGAAAAGTGATTTGGTTACGATTGAAGAGCAAATCAAAAACAAGAAAAATGCTATCGACGATCATCAGGCAGCAATAAAAAAATACACGGCACAACAAAAAGAAGTTCGTAACAACAGAGAATTCAACTCTTTAACCAAAGAAGTAGAATTCCAGGAATTAGAAATTCAATTGGCCGAAAAACAAATCAAAGAATTGAAAGCTTCTATCGAACACAAAAAAGAAGTAATCGCAAATTCTAAAGAAAAATTAGACCAAAAAACGACGCATCTAAAACATAAAAAAGCGGAACTGAGCGATATTATGGCAGAAACTCAAAAAGAAGAAGCCTTCTTAATCGAAAAATCTGCTGAATATGAGGCATTAATCGAAGAAAGATTATTGGCAGCTTACAAAAGAATCCGTTCTAGCGTACGTAATGGTTTAGCTGTTGTATCTATTGAGCGTGGCGCTTCTGCCGGTTCATTCTTTACAATTCCACCACAAACACAAGTGGAAATCGCTGCAAGAAAGAAAATCATCACTGATGAGCACTCAGGAAGAATCTTAGTAGATGCTTCTCTAGCAGAAGAAGAAAGAGAGAAAATGCAAAAATTATTTGCTCACCTATAA